In Archangium violaceum, the following are encoded in one genomic region:
- a CDS encoding glucodextranase DOMON-like domain-containing protein: MGLLRRLFLSLLLTMVVGACHDRGSRGEALLFTLKDPRGDDHGDGELRYPLRQDFEPGSLDLLSLEAFAESGGTRFEATFARSIPRPQRGRTVDAAGTTLSNQARYGFYTFNLDIYVDTDRAEGSGRTDTLPGRHLTLAPGSAWEKAIVLTPRPHEARDVLRKLWGQAAREEAQRREGSLSESAARVLDTQVERQLEEGVFFPTRIRIAGNTVSFFVPDGFLGGQALPTWGYAVAATGATLERRVELPTFFGGVTAPTTEAGLMVLGIGPGVSQERFGGGRLGGSRQSPVVDLMVPEGIQQEEVLGPRVTPWPAVVPAAPVLPQAPDAGAPGRQDDTPGTGAL; encoded by the coding sequence ATGGGGCTTCTCCGTCGTCTCTTCTTGTCCCTGTTGCTGACCATGGTGGTTGGCGCCTGCCACGACCGCGGCTCGCGTGGCGAAGCGCTGCTCTTCACCTTGAAGGATCCTCGAGGGGACGATCACGGTGATGGTGAGCTCCGCTATCCCCTGCGCCAGGACTTCGAGCCCGGCTCGCTGGACCTGCTGTCCCTGGAGGCATTCGCCGAGAGTGGCGGGACGCGCTTCGAGGCCACCTTCGCTCGCTCCATTCCCCGGCCCCAGCGGGGGCGCACCGTGGATGCCGCGGGCACCACGCTGTCGAACCAGGCGCGCTACGGTTTCTACACCTTCAACCTGGACATCTACGTCGATACGGACCGGGCGGAGGGCTCGGGCCGCACGGACACGCTCCCCGGTCGCCACCTCACACTCGCACCGGGTAGTGCCTGGGAGAAGGCCATCGTGCTCACCCCGCGCCCGCATGAGGCGCGAGACGTCCTGCGCAAGCTGTGGGGACAGGCAGCGCGCGAGGAGGCCCAGCGGCGCGAGGGCTCGTTGAGCGAGTCGGCCGCGCGTGTCCTGGACACGCAGGTGGAGCGCCAGTTGGAGGAGGGCGTCTTCTTTCCCACCCGCATCCGTATTGCTGGCAACACGGTGTCCTTCTTCGTCCCGGACGGCTTCCTCGGCGGACAAGCACTGCCCACGTGGGGCTACGCGGTGGCCGCCACGGGGGCCACGTTGGAGCGCCGGGTGGAACTGCCCACCTTCTTCGGGGGAGTCACCGCTCCGACGACGGAGGCGGGATTGATGGTGCTCGGCATCGGGCCGGGCGTGTCTCAGGAGCGCTTCGGGGGCGGGCGCCTGGGAGGCTCCCGCCAGTCACCCGTGGTGGACCTGATGGTGCCCGAGGGCATCCAGCAGGAGGAGGTGCTTGGGCCAAGGGTGACGCCCTGGCCCGCGGTGGTGCCGGCCGCGCCCGTGTTACCGCAGGCGCCAGATGCCGGTGCTCCTGGCAGGCAGGATGACACGCCCGGCACTGGAGCCCTCTGA
- the pulA gene encoding pullulanase-type alpha-1,6-glucosidase — MRFAVSSRPTTWVRPLALSLLGLLSSGTALAAEPASVSLVGSVKDALNCTAGDTACTEARLSFDPEDQLWRGTFPLKASTTSPWKFRAAADDGAGSVSTYGKGAVLDGPEIDLALGADAPVKFFYDSKTHWITSDKTSIIATVAGSFQSELGCPDDWQPWCLRSWLQDIDGDGIYTFSANLPAGSYAFKVALDEKWDTSYGQNGTGGDIGFSVPEGGSPVDFKFDSKTHVPTVKVVNAPPGDIRLARAYWVTRDTLLWAPTDVPADASYKLHYDPTGAMVLQPTGVVGGQSISLTVDAAGPSAQLKEKFPHLASYKALKLAEAELGKVPEVLKGQMALSVTAATGKLLDATSVQTPGVLDALYTYNGPLGISWHDGVPTLRLWAPTARSVRLHVFDTSTATGASSVLDVTHDAATGVWSVTGDASWKNKFYLYEVEVYVRSEQKVVKNLVTDPYSLSLATNSKRSQLVDLSDATLEPADWDSLKKPDLEAPEDIVLYELHVRDFSINDATVPADKRGTFAAFAEKTSNGMKHLARLASAGLTHVHLLPVFDIATINENRADQVVPAGDLASLPPDSDQQQAAVSAVRDQDGFNWGYDPYHYTVPEGSYSTQPDGSQRILEFRQMVKGLSDTGLRVVMDVVYNHTNASGQAASSVLDRIVPGYYHRLNFDGNVETSTCCQNTASENAMMEKLMVDSLVTWARAYKVDGFRFDLMGHHMKFNMVKVREALSSLTLEKDGVDGSRIYVYGEGWDFGEVAQNARGVNATQLNMGGTGIGTFSDRLRDAVRGGGPFSGLQEQGFASGLLSEPNGTNQGTPEEQREKLLHYSDLVRVGLAGNLRDYELLDAEGNTVKGSQVDYNGSPAGYTLDPQEVITYVSAHDNETLFDAIQLKAAPSTPIEERVRMQNLALDLVLLAQGIPFIHAGDELLRSKSLDRNSFNSGDWFNKLDFTYESNNWGVGLPPAGDNQGQWDIMRPLLANPALKPSKEHIVSALDHFDEMLRIRKSTAAFRQRTAEDIQSKVRFYNSGPGQRAGVIVMEITDEKAADGHTRVLVVFNGSNEKVLQGIPSYKGKPMQLHPVQRTSRDARVHDTYYDVVSGSFTVPARTTAVFVNAPDTQGCGCSDSGGGTFAALATLLGGALLARRRRAQA; from the coding sequence ATGCGATTCGCGGTTTCCTCCAGGCCCACCACGTGGGTCCGGCCACTGGCGCTCAGCCTGCTTGGCCTTCTCTCGTCGGGTACGGCCCTCGCCGCCGAGCCCGCGAGTGTCTCGCTCGTCGGCTCCGTGAAGGATGCGCTGAACTGCACCGCCGGTGATACGGCTTGCACCGAGGCGCGTCTGTCCTTCGATCCGGAAGACCAGCTCTGGCGGGGCACGTTCCCCCTGAAGGCATCCACCACGTCCCCGTGGAAGTTCCGGGCGGCGGCCGATGACGGCGCTGGCTCCGTCTCCACCTATGGCAAGGGCGCGGTCCTCGATGGGCCGGAGATCGACCTGGCGCTCGGGGCGGATGCTCCGGTCAAGTTCTTCTACGACTCCAAGACGCACTGGATCACCAGCGACAAGACCTCCATCATCGCCACCGTCGCCGGCAGCTTCCAGAGCGAGCTGGGGTGCCCCGATGACTGGCAGCCGTGGTGCCTGCGCTCGTGGCTGCAGGACATCGACGGAGATGGCATCTACACCTTCTCCGCGAACCTTCCGGCGGGCTCGTATGCGTTCAAGGTGGCCCTCGATGAGAAGTGGGACACCAGCTACGGTCAGAATGGCACGGGGGGCGACATCGGCTTCTCCGTTCCGGAAGGCGGCTCCCCCGTGGACTTCAAGTTCGACTCGAAGACCCACGTTCCGACCGTCAAGGTCGTGAACGCGCCCCCCGGTGACATCCGTCTGGCTCGCGCGTACTGGGTGACCCGGGACACGCTGCTGTGGGCCCCGACGGATGTTCCCGCCGACGCGAGCTACAAGCTCCACTACGACCCCACCGGCGCGATGGTGTTGCAGCCCACGGGCGTCGTGGGCGGTCAGTCCATCTCCCTCACGGTCGACGCGGCCGGTCCGAGCGCGCAGCTCAAGGAGAAGTTCCCGCACCTCGCCAGCTACAAGGCGCTGAAGCTCGCCGAAGCGGAGCTGGGCAAGGTGCCCGAGGTCCTCAAGGGCCAGATGGCCCTCTCCGTGACGGCGGCCACCGGCAAGCTGCTCGACGCCACCTCGGTGCAGACTCCGGGCGTGCTCGACGCGCTGTACACCTACAACGGGCCGCTGGGCATCTCCTGGCATGACGGCGTGCCCACCCTCCGCCTGTGGGCTCCCACCGCCAGGTCCGTGCGGCTGCACGTGTTCGACACCTCCACCGCGACCGGGGCCAGCAGCGTGCTCGACGTGACGCACGACGCGGCCACCGGCGTCTGGAGCGTCACCGGCGACGCGAGCTGGAAGAACAAGTTCTACCTCTACGAGGTCGAGGTCTATGTCCGCTCCGAGCAGAAGGTCGTGAAGAACCTGGTGACCGACCCGTACTCGCTGAGCCTGGCCACCAACAGCAAGCGCAGCCAGCTCGTCGATCTGTCCGACGCGACGCTCGAGCCCGCGGACTGGGACTCGCTGAAGAAGCCCGACCTGGAGGCTCCCGAGGACATCGTCCTCTACGAGCTGCACGTGCGCGACTTCAGCATCAACGACGCCACCGTGCCGGCCGACAAGCGGGGCACCTTCGCCGCCTTCGCGGAGAAGACCTCCAACGGCATGAAGCACCTGGCGCGGCTCGCCAGCGCCGGCCTGACGCACGTGCACCTGCTGCCCGTGTTCGACATCGCCACCATCAACGAGAACCGCGCCGACCAGGTCGTGCCGGCGGGGGATCTCGCCTCGCTGCCCCCCGACTCGGACCAGCAGCAGGCCGCGGTGAGCGCGGTGCGCGACCAGGACGGCTTCAACTGGGGTTACGACCCGTACCACTACACCGTGCCCGAGGGCAGCTACTCCACCCAGCCCGATGGCAGCCAGCGCATCCTCGAGTTCCGCCAGATGGTGAAGGGGCTCTCCGACACCGGCCTGCGCGTGGTGATGGACGTGGTCTACAACCACACCAACGCCTCGGGTCAGGCGGCCAGCTCCGTGCTCGACCGCATCGTCCCCGGCTACTACCACCGCCTCAACTTCGACGGGAACGTCGAGACCAGCACCTGCTGCCAGAACACCGCCTCCGAGAACGCCATGATGGAGAAGCTCATGGTGGACTCGCTCGTCACCTGGGCCAGGGCCTACAAGGTGGATGGGTTCCGGTTCGACCTCATGGGCCACCACATGAAGTTCAACATGGTGAAGGTCCGCGAGGCCCTGAGCTCGCTCACCCTGGAGAAGGATGGCGTGGACGGCTCGAGGATCTACGTCTACGGCGAGGGCTGGGACTTCGGCGAGGTCGCCCAGAACGCGCGCGGCGTGAACGCCACGCAGCTGAACATGGGGGGCACGGGCATCGGCACCTTCAGTGACCGTCTGCGTGACGCCGTGCGTGGCGGTGGTCCGTTCAGCGGCCTGCAGGAGCAGGGCTTCGCCAGCGGTCTCCTCAGCGAGCCCAACGGCACCAACCAGGGCACCCCGGAAGAGCAGCGCGAGAAGCTGCTGCACTACTCGGACCTGGTCCGCGTGGGGCTGGCCGGCAACCTGCGCGACTACGAGCTCCTGGACGCGGAGGGCAACACGGTGAAGGGCTCGCAGGTGGACTACAACGGCAGTCCGGCGGGCTACACGCTGGATCCCCAGGAGGTCATCACCTACGTCTCGGCGCACGACAACGAGACGCTGTTCGATGCCATCCAGCTCAAGGCGGCTCCGTCGACCCCCATCGAGGAGCGCGTGCGCATGCAGAACCTCGCGCTGGACCTGGTGCTGCTGGCCCAGGGCATCCCCTTCATCCACGCCGGTGACGAGCTGCTGCGCTCCAAGTCCCTGGACCGCAACAGCTTCAACTCGGGCGACTGGTTCAACAAGCTCGACTTCACCTACGAGTCGAACAATTGGGGCGTGGGTCTGCCTCCGGCCGGTGACAACCAGGGGCAGTGGGACATCATGCGGCCGCTGCTCGCCAACCCGGCGCTCAAGCCGTCCAAGGAGCACATCGTCTCGGCGCTGGACCACTTCGACGAGATGCTGCGCATCCGCAAGAGCACCGCGGCGTTCCGCCAGCGCACGGCCGAGGACATCCAGTCCAAGGTGCGCTTCTACAACTCGGGCCCGGGTCAGCGCGCCGGCGTCATCGTGATGGAGATCACCGACGAGAAGGCCGCCGACGGGCACACGCGGGTGTTGGTGGTCTTCAACGGCAGCAACGAGAAGGTGCTCCAGGGCATTCCCTCGTACAAGGGCAAGCCGATGCAGCTGCACCCGGTGCAGCGGACCTCGCGTGACGCGCGTGTCCACGACACCTACTACGACGTGGTGTCGGGCTCCTTCACGGTGCCGGCGCGGACGACCGCCGTCTTCGTGAACGCCCCGGACACCCAGGGCTGCGGGTGCTCCGACTCGGGCGGTGGCACCTTCGCCGCCCTGGCGACGCTGCTGGGCGGAGCGCTGCTGGCGCGCCGCCGCCGCGCCCAGGCGTAG
- a CDS encoding alpha-amylase family glycosyl hydrolase produces the protein MPRSRSLRLLPLLTLTACISGPTTPTGQVPSTPVEIAPPAGTEWYRHAVFYEVFVRSFQDSNGDGKGDLPGLISRLDYLNDGDPSTTTDLGVDALWLMPIFDSPSYHGYDVVDYERINPDYGTLEDFERLCAEAHRRGLRVILDLVINHSSSQHPWFVESASSSTSAKRDWYQWRDNNPGWKQPWDAYSTTQTWHARNGAYYYGVFWGGMPDLNFKTPAVREEAKRIAAFWLGKGADGFRLDAARYLIETGSGTGQADTPETHAFWKEFAAHVRQVKPDAVLVGENWSPTSSIATYYGSTDKMPGGDELPLNFNFPLAEQMISGIQRGNATGIAAKLAEMARVYPAGVADAPFLTNHDHVRIATQLGGARGQLVNAASLLLTLPGSPFLYYGEEVGLANGTTNNDEAKRTPMPWDASSSGGFSTSAPWFSFAPGRESANVAAQTSTSSSLLSRYRDLLRVRQSSAALERGGLTLFTPTSGNSLTLAFLRTLADERVLVVHNLSDSSATAGPFNLAESTAEPLFTDSGATYLSEGSSAGRVILPARSTGIWRLR, from the coding sequence ATGCCGCGCTCCCGCTCTCTCCGCCTCCTCCCCCTGCTCACCTTGACGGCCTGCATCTCGGGTCCAACCACGCCCACGGGGCAGGTGCCGTCGACTCCAGTGGAGATTGCCCCACCCGCGGGCACCGAGTGGTACCGGCACGCCGTCTTCTACGAGGTCTTCGTCCGCAGCTTCCAGGACTCCAACGGCGACGGCAAAGGCGACCTGCCCGGCCTCATCTCACGTCTGGACTACCTCAACGACGGCGACCCGAGCACCACCACGGACCTCGGGGTGGATGCGCTGTGGCTGATGCCCATCTTCGACTCGCCCAGCTACCACGGCTACGACGTGGTGGACTACGAGCGCATCAACCCGGACTACGGCACCCTGGAGGACTTCGAGCGCCTGTGCGCCGAGGCCCACCGCCGGGGCCTGCGCGTCATCCTGGACCTGGTCATCAACCACAGCAGCTCGCAGCACCCGTGGTTCGTCGAGTCCGCCTCCTCGAGCACCTCCGCGAAGCGGGACTGGTACCAGTGGAGGGACAACAACCCGGGCTGGAAGCAGCCCTGGGATGCCTACTCCACCACCCAGACCTGGCACGCGCGCAATGGCGCGTACTACTACGGGGTCTTCTGGGGCGGCATGCCGGACCTGAACTTCAAGACGCCCGCGGTACGCGAGGAGGCCAAACGCATCGCCGCATTCTGGCTGGGCAAGGGGGCGGATGGGTTCAGGCTGGACGCGGCCCGCTACCTCATCGAGACCGGCTCCGGGACCGGACAGGCCGATACGCCGGAGACCCACGCCTTCTGGAAGGAGTTCGCCGCGCACGTGCGCCAGGTGAAGCCGGACGCGGTGCTGGTGGGGGAGAACTGGAGCCCCACCTCCAGCATCGCCACCTACTACGGGTCCACCGACAAGATGCCCGGCGGCGACGAGCTGCCTCTCAACTTCAACTTCCCCCTGGCCGAGCAGATGATCTCCGGCATCCAGCGGGGTAACGCCACCGGCATCGCCGCCAAGCTGGCGGAGATGGCGCGCGTCTACCCCGCGGGCGTGGCGGATGCGCCCTTCCTCACCAACCACGACCATGTGCGGATCGCCACACAACTTGGTGGCGCACGAGGCCAGCTGGTCAACGCGGCATCCCTGCTCCTCACCCTGCCCGGCTCTCCCTTCCTGTACTACGGCGAGGAGGTGGGACTGGCCAACGGCACCACGAACAACGACGAGGCCAAGCGCACTCCCATGCCTTGGGATGCCAGCTCGAGTGGCGGATTCTCCACCAGCGCGCCCTGGTTCTCCTTCGCCCCCGGCCGGGAAAGCGCCAACGTGGCCGCGCAGACGAGCACCTCCAGCTCGCTGCTGTCGCGCTACCGCGACCTCCTCCGCGTCCGCCAGTCCTCGGCTGCCCTGGAGCGAGGAGGCCTCACCCTGTTCACCCCCACCTCGGGTAACTCGCTCACGCTCGCCTTCCTGCGCACGCTGGCGGACGAGCGGGTGCTGGTCGTGCACAACCTGTCCGACAGCTCCGCGACGGCCGGCCCCTTCAACCTCGCGGAGAGCACGGCGGAACCCCTCTTCACCGATTCCGGCGCGACCTATCTCTCAGAGGGCTCCAGTGCCGGGCGTGTCATCCTGCCTGCCAGGAGCACCGGCATCTGGCGCCTGCGGTAA
- the larB gene encoding nickel pincer cofactor biosynthesis protein LarB codes for MDEKTLTRLLEQVKGGKVSVDDAVGRLKDLPFAELGYATLDTHRSLRFGFPEVVLGEPKTAEQVLGIVGKLVERKQTVLVTRLQPEKAEALLAAFPKGQYHDVARIFHLRQGKPKAGTVAVVTAGTSDIPVAEEAAVTAEAMGATVKRVYDVGVAGIHRLLRRREEIQDAHAAVVVAGMEGALASALGGLVGIPVVAVPTSVGYGANFGGVSALLAMINSCASNVATMNIDNGFGGGFYAALISRTKGRR; via the coding sequence ATGGACGAGAAGACGCTCACCCGACTGCTCGAGCAGGTGAAGGGCGGCAAGGTCTCCGTGGATGATGCCGTGGGACGGCTCAAGGACCTGCCCTTCGCCGAGCTCGGCTATGCCACCCTGGACACCCACCGCAGCCTGCGTTTCGGCTTCCCGGAAGTGGTGCTGGGAGAGCCGAAGACGGCGGAGCAGGTGCTGGGAATCGTAGGCAAGCTGGTGGAGCGCAAGCAGACGGTGCTGGTGACGCGGTTGCAGCCGGAGAAGGCCGAGGCGCTGCTGGCCGCCTTCCCCAAGGGCCAGTACCACGACGTGGCGCGCATCTTCCATCTGAGGCAGGGCAAGCCGAAGGCGGGCACGGTGGCGGTGGTGACGGCGGGCACCAGCGACATCCCCGTGGCGGAGGAGGCGGCCGTCACCGCGGAGGCCATGGGGGCCACGGTGAAGCGCGTGTACGACGTGGGCGTGGCGGGCATCCACCGGCTGCTGCGGCGGCGCGAGGAGATTCAAGACGCGCACGCGGCGGTGGTGGTGGCGGGCATGGAGGGGGCGCTGGCGAGCGCATTGGGCGGGCTGGTGGGCATCCCGGTGGTGGCGGTGCCGACGTCGGTGGGTTACGGGGCCAACTTCGGTGGCGTGTCGGCGCTGCTGGCGATGATCAACTCGTGCGCGTCCAACGTGGCGACGATGAACATCGACAACGGCTTCGGTGGTGGTTTCTACGCGGCGCTGATCTCGCGGACGAAGGGCCGGCGCTGA
- a CDS encoding histone deacetylase family protein, translating to MKVAHSPLHARHDGGKELHRGELVPCFEMPVRADYILKAVERVGFEVREPRPFPLESLLRVHDAGFVEFLRTAHEQWRAAGKEGFMLPSGFPARALRRDHIPSGINGRMGYYAFDASTPIVEGTWEAAFAAARCALTAAEWVAEGDKSAYALCRPPGHHAGHSVYGGYCFLNNAALAAQHLRDRGFARVAVLDVDYHHGNGTQDIFWERSDVLFVSIHGTPETEYPYFLGYADERGAGAGEGYTRNFPLPRGTTWAEYSAALGAAMDVLGGFSPDALVVSLGVDTYEGDPISSFKLSTHHYPLMGQRLAGLKVPTVFVQEGGYAVEDIGTNVAGVLEGFLGKG from the coding sequence GTGAAAGTCGCTCATTCCCCGCTGCATGCCCGTCACGATGGTGGCAAGGAGCTGCACCGCGGCGAGCTGGTGCCGTGCTTCGAGATGCCGGTGCGCGCGGATTACATCCTGAAGGCGGTGGAGCGCGTGGGGTTCGAGGTGCGCGAGCCGCGCCCGTTCCCTCTGGAGTCGCTGCTGCGCGTCCACGACGCCGGCTTCGTCGAGTTCCTGCGCACCGCCCATGAGCAGTGGCGGGCCGCTGGCAAGGAAGGCTTCATGCTGCCCAGCGGCTTCCCCGCCCGCGCCCTGCGGCGTGACCACATCCCGTCCGGCATCAACGGCAGGATGGGCTACTACGCCTTCGACGCCAGCACGCCCATCGTCGAGGGTACCTGGGAGGCCGCCTTCGCCGCCGCCCGGTGTGCCCTGACCGCCGCCGAGTGGGTCGCCGAAGGTGACAAGAGCGCCTACGCCCTGTGCCGTCCGCCCGGACACCACGCCGGGCACTCCGTCTACGGCGGTTACTGCTTCCTCAACAACGCCGCGCTGGCGGCGCAGCACCTGCGCGACAGGGGCTTCGCGCGGGTGGCGGTGCTCGACGTGGACTACCACCACGGCAACGGCACCCAGGACATCTTCTGGGAGCGCTCCGACGTGCTGTTCGTGTCCATCCACGGCACCCCGGAGACCGAGTACCCCTACTTCCTCGGCTATGCCGACGAGCGCGGGGCCGGCGCGGGCGAGGGCTACACCCGCAACTTCCCGCTGCCGCGCGGCACCACCTGGGCGGAGTACAGCGCCGCGCTGGGGGCGGCGATGGATGTGCTCGGCGGGTTCTCGCCCGACGCCCTGGTGGTGTCGCTCGGCGTCGATACCTACGAGGGCGATCCGATCAGCTCCTTCAAGCTCTCCACCCACCACTACCCGTTGATGGGCCAGCGCCTGGCCGGGCTCAAGGTGCCGACGGTGTTCGTGCAGGAAGGCGGCTACGCCGTCGAGGACATCGGTACGAATGTCGCCGGAGTGTTGGAGGGATTTCTCGGTAAGGGTTGA
- the larC gene encoding nickel pincer cofactor biosynthesis protein LarC, with product MRKILYLEPVGGIAGDMFLAAGVDLGVSPEAIAQALSGLKVPGWKLAVSRAVRHAISGTHLDVVLDEREAHPHRAYADIRQLIEAAPTLSPKAKERALAVFRAIGEAEAKVHGVSIDAIHFHEVGAVDSIVDICGAAVVLDLLGDPEVYAAPPPLGSGTIRVAHGNMPIPVPATLELLKDVPVRFEGVGELTTPTGAALLKVLARIGQPLPPDFIVERIGYGVGTKDFRDRPNVLRASMGRAEARTEGLWVLEANLDDSTPQLLGYLLEHLLGKGALDAWVVPATMKKARPGHVLSVLVDGGAKEKVVDTLMRESTTLGVRSYPVERMALERDWVEVETPWGRVRVKRGLRNGEVLNAHPEFEDCRKVAEAAGVPLKQVMAAALAALGSGR from the coding sequence GTGCGCAAGATTCTCTACCTGGAGCCGGTGGGCGGCATCGCCGGGGACATGTTCCTGGCGGCGGGCGTGGACCTGGGCGTGTCGCCGGAGGCCATCGCGCAGGCGCTGAGCGGGCTGAAGGTGCCGGGCTGGAAGCTGGCGGTGAGCCGGGCGGTGCGGCACGCCATCAGTGGCACGCACCTGGACGTGGTGCTGGACGAGCGCGAGGCCCATCCGCACCGGGCGTACGCGGACATCCGCCAGCTCATCGAGGCGGCGCCAACACTCTCTCCCAAGGCGAAGGAGCGCGCGCTCGCGGTGTTCCGCGCCATCGGCGAGGCGGAGGCGAAGGTGCACGGCGTCTCCATCGACGCCATCCACTTCCACGAGGTGGGCGCGGTGGACTCCATCGTGGACATCTGCGGGGCGGCGGTGGTGTTGGACCTGTTGGGAGACCCAGAGGTGTACGCGGCGCCGCCGCCGCTGGGGAGTGGCACCATCCGGGTGGCGCACGGGAACATGCCCATCCCCGTGCCGGCCACGCTGGAGCTGCTCAAGGACGTGCCGGTGCGCTTCGAGGGCGTGGGCGAGCTGACGACGCCCACGGGCGCGGCGCTGCTGAAGGTGCTGGCGCGAATCGGCCAGCCGCTGCCGCCGGACTTCATCGTGGAGCGCATCGGCTACGGCGTGGGGACGAAGGACTTCCGGGACAGGCCCAACGTGCTGCGCGCGTCCATGGGACGGGCGGAGGCGCGGACCGAGGGCCTCTGGGTGCTGGAGGCGAACCTGGACGACAGCACGCCGCAGCTGCTCGGCTACCTCCTCGAGCACCTGCTGGGCAAGGGAGCGCTGGATGCCTGGGTGGTGCCGGCGACGATGAAGAAGGCGCGGCCGGGGCACGTGCTGAGCGTGCTGGTGGACGGAGGCGCGAAGGAGAAGGTGGTGGACACGCTGATGCGCGAGTCCACCACACTCGGGGTGCGCTCCTACCCGGTGGAGCGGATGGCGCTGGAGCGGGACTGGGTGGAGGTGGAGACGCCGTGGGGCCGGGTGCGCGTGAAGCGCGGCCTGCGCAACGGCGAGGTGCTCAACGCCCATCCCGAGTTCGAGGACTGCCGCAAGGTGGCCGAGGCCGCGGGCGTGCCGCTCAAGCAGGTGATGGCGGCGGCGCTGGCGGCGCTCGGCTCGGGGCGGTGA
- a CDS encoding polysaccharide deacetylase family protein: MPIRNQVALERPRNQVDLERLVLRARSGIERRWTSWLARGVKTLSYYGGFSASRPLGEGEAVILFYHKVQRRPVGVWGEPVLDVREFERHALFLAREYQPVLLSELVAGLAGRARLPRRALALTFDDGYRNNLYLVAPILARHGIPATVFVTTGLVGTDRWMWAYELEELFSRNPPDQVCRASGDPAILRLGSLGLRPRVLMMACVEYLKELPHASMLGIVERMRASLPVPVNDENRFLSWEEVRELSRQGFEIGAHTENHPILTRLPLAEVERELRACRDTLEEKLGVRPTLFSYPNGATDPGVTELVGRYFEAAVTTQSGICSRASGLLELPRIGAPVPVSELAFELTWNYLRTEVARPVPAP, translated from the coding sequence TTGCCCATACGGAATCAGGTCGCCCTGGAGAGACCCAGGAACCAGGTGGATCTGGAGCGGCTGGTGTTGCGCGCACGCAGCGGCATCGAGCGGCGCTGGACATCCTGGCTGGCCAGGGGCGTGAAGACACTCTCGTATTACGGAGGCTTCTCCGCCTCCAGGCCGCTGGGAGAGGGCGAGGCGGTCATCCTCTTCTACCACAAGGTGCAGCGGCGGCCGGTGGGAGTCTGGGGCGAGCCGGTGCTCGATGTCCGGGAGTTCGAGCGGCATGCCCTCTTCCTGGCGCGCGAGTACCAACCGGTGCTCCTGTCCGAGCTCGTCGCGGGGCTCGCGGGACGGGCGAGATTGCCCCGCCGGGCCCTGGCGCTGACCTTCGATGATGGCTACCGCAACAACCTGTACCTCGTCGCGCCCATCCTCGCGCGCCATGGCATCCCGGCCACCGTCTTCGTCACCACGGGGCTGGTGGGGACCGATCGCTGGATGTGGGCGTATGAGCTGGAGGAGCTCTTCTCCCGCAACCCGCCCGACCAGGTGTGCCGCGCGAGTGGAGACCCGGCCATCCTGCGGCTCGGCTCGCTCGGCTTGAGACCGCGAGTCCTGATGATGGCGTGCGTCGAGTACCTCAAGGAGCTGCCGCACGCGAGCATGCTCGGCATCGTGGAGCGGATGCGCGCATCGCTGCCGGTCCCGGTGAACGATGAGAACCGTTTCCTCTCCTGGGAGGAGGTGCGGGAGCTGTCGCGCCAGGGGTTCGAGATCGGAGCTCATACGGAGAACCACCCCATCCTCACGCGGCTCCCGCTCGCGGAGGTGGAGCGGGAGCTTCGGGCCTGCCGCGACACCCTCGAGGAGAAGCTGGGCGTGCGTCCGACGCTCTTCTCCTATCCCAACGGGGCCACGGACCCCGGGGTGACGGAGCTCGTGGGCCGCTACTTCGAGGCGGCGGTCACCACGCAGTCGGGAATCTGCTCGCGAGCGAGTGGGCTCCTCGAGCTTCCGCGCATCGGGGCGCCCGTTCCCGTGTCGGAGCTGGCCTTCGAGCTGACCTGGAACTATCTGCGGACAGAAGTGGCGCGGCCCGTGCCGGCACCGTGA